One Cicer arietinum cultivar CDC Frontier isolate Library 1 chromosome 8, Cicar.CDCFrontier_v2.0, whole genome shotgun sequence DNA segment encodes these proteins:
- the LOC101501337 gene encoding thaumatin-like protein 1, which produces MSFLSILTITLCSLLFLLTPSQAANFEIVNNCPYTVWAAASPGGGRRLDRGQTWNLWVNAGTSMARIWGRTGCNFDGSGRGRCQTGDCTGGLQCTGWGVPPNTLAEFALNQYGNLDFYDISLVDGFNIPMDFFPINGGCHKISCTADINGQCPNELRAQGGCNNPCTVYKTNEYCCTNGQGSCGPTYFSRFFKDRCHDAYSYPQDDPTSTFTCPAGSNYKVVFCPLGAPHIEMPLIQTNVY; this is translated from the coding sequence ATGAGTTTCTTATCAATCCTCACAATCACACTATGCTCCCTTCTCTTCCTCCTCACTCCCTCACAAGCAGCCAATTTTGAGATAGTCAACAATTGCCCTTACACCGTTTGGGCAGCTGCTAGTCCGGGCGGTGGTCGTCGCCTTGACCGCGGTCAAACATGGAATCTTTGGGTTAACGCTGGCACTTCAATGGCTCGTATTTGGGGTCGTACTGGTTGCAATTTCGATGGCAGCGGTCGTGGCCGCTGCCAAACAGGTGATTGCACTGGTGGACTTCAATGCACTGGTTGGGGTGTCCCACCAAACACATTGGCCGAATTTGCATTAAATCAATATGGTAATCTAGATTTCTACGACATTTCACTCGTTGATGGTTTCAACATCCCAATGGATTTCTTCCCTATTAACGGTGGATGTCACAAAATCAGTTGCACAGCCGATATTAACGGACAATGCCCTAACGAATTGAGGGCTCAAGGTGGTTGTAACAACCCTTGTACCGTTTATAAAACAAATGAATATTGTTGCACTAATGGGCAAGGAAGTTGTGGGCCAACTTATTTCTCAAGGTTTTTTAAAGATAGATGTCATGATGCTTATAGTTACCCTCAAGATGACCCAACTAGCACTTTCACTTGTCCAGCTGGCTCTAATTATAAGGTTGTTTTCTGTCCTCTTGGTGCTCCTCATATAGAGATGCCTTTAATTCAAACCAATGTGTATTGA